One genomic segment of Coffea arabica cultivar ET-39 chromosome 6e, Coffea Arabica ET-39 HiFi, whole genome shotgun sequence includes these proteins:
- the LOC113694992 gene encoding monogalactosyldiacylglycerol synthase 2, chloroplastic, protein MVMAASPRKSINTVFQRVGVYGFGGSIQKRAKYDIQGEDDIMEMEQIGAERTKNVLILMSDTGGGHRASAEAIRDAFKLEFGDQYRIIVKDVWKEYTGWPLNNMENQYKFMVKHVQLWNVAFHSTSPRWIHSLYLAAIAAFYAKEVEAGLMEYKPDIIISVHPLMQHIPLWVLKWQGLQKKVIFVTVITDLNTCHRTWFHPGVNRLYCPSDEVAKRALLDGLEESQLRVFGLPIRPSFCRAVLSKDDLRVELEMDPVLPAVLLMGGGEGMGPVKKTAKALGETLFDQELSRPIGQLIVICGRNENLANTLKSLEWKIPVKVRGFETQMVKWMGACDCIITKAGPGTITEALIRGLPIILNDYIPGQEKGNVPYVVDNGAGVFTRSPKETARIVAGWFTTKTDELTRMSENALQLAKPDAVFDIVRDIHELACQRGPMASVPYMLTSSFSELI, encoded by the exons ATGGTGATGGCTGCATCGCCAAGGAAATCAATAAATACGGTGTTTCAGAGGGTAGGGGTGTATGGATTTGGAGGGAGCATCCAGAAGAGAGCCAAGTATGACATTCAAGGTGAGGATGACATCATGGAGATGGAACAAATAGGTGCTGAGAGGACCAAGAACGTGTTGATTCTCATGAGTGATACAGGTGGTGGTCATAGAGCTTCTGCTGAAGCCATCAGGGATGCGTTCAAGTTGGAATTTGGTGATCAATATAGG ATTATCGTGAAGGATGTCTGGAAAGAGTATACGGGCTGGCCACTGAATAACATGGAAAACCAATACAAGTTCATGGTTAAACACGTGCAGCTCTGGAACGTTGCATTTCACAGTACCTCTCCTAGATGGATACACAGCCTCTATCTTGCTGCGATTGCAGCATTTTACGCAAA GGAAGTAGAGGCCGGCCTAATGGAGTACAAGCCAGACATTATCATTAGTGTGCATCCACTTATGCAGCATATTCCTTTGTGGGTTCTTAAATGGCAAGGCCTACAGAAGAAAGTGATCTTTGTAACAGTCATTACTGACCTCAATACTTGCCATCGCACCTG GTTTCATCCAGGAGTAAATAGATTATACTGTCCGTCAGATGAGGTTGCAAAACGGGCTCTGCTAGATGGCTTGGAAGAATCTCAACTTCGCGTCTTTGGCTTGCCTATCAGACCTTCTTTTTGTCGTGCTGTTCTCTCGAAG GATGATTTGAGAGTCGAGCTTGAGATGGATCCAGTTCTGCCAGCAGTTTTGCTAATGGGAGGTGGTGAAGGGATGGGCCCTGTGAAGAAAACCGCAAAGGCTCTTGGAGAAACTCTGTTTGATCAAGAACTCAGCCGACCGATTGGCCAATTGATCGTCATATGTGGTCGTAATGAAAACCTAGCCAACACATTAAAATCGCTTGAATGGAAGATCCCAGTTAAG GTTAGAGGATTTGAGACGCAGATGGTGAAATGGATGGGCGCTTGCGACTGCATTATAACGAAA GCTGGACCTGGTACAATTACAGAAGCATTGATCAGAGGTCTTCCTATCATTCTCAACGACTACATCCCTGGACAA GAGAAAGGGAACGTTCCATATGTAGTCGACAACGGTGCGGGGGTATTTACCAGGAGCCCCAAGGAAACAGCCAGGATTGTGGCTGGATGGTTCACCACCAAGACGGATGAGCTGACGAGAATGTCAGAGAATGCTCTGCAACTCGCAAAGCCGGATGCAGTTTTTGACATCGTGAGGGACATCCATGAGCTTGCTTGCCAAAGAGGACCCATGGCGAGCGTCCCCTATATGTTGACATCATCATTTTCGGAACTAATTTAA